One Pyrus communis chromosome 13, drPyrComm1.1, whole genome shotgun sequence genomic window carries:
- the LOC137712864 gene encoding UPF0481 protein At3g47200-like, translating into MACSDGIKAVAEQNCTAEEVVIDIDESVAAMRTRLEQNRRGIPTTKNRRSVCIYKVPPGLTGISPKSIQPEIVSIGPYHRGKKELSEFESYKWWFLDGLLWRTKRDLKDYIGAMSRLEESTRSCYSDHQELSVSEFVEMMVLDGCFIIELFRYVCESSDDDHVVDENDRDGNPILAMPWLIPILMRDLLKLENQLPFFILERLFDISSDHRKGGDPLSLLAVKFFSNSLPRPPEVLKNSRMMEAEHLLDLFHLTFLPLQGTSNDQYSSQKLCHPSLKSIQCTTELRSSGIKFKARKAADSFLEINFRNWVLDIPPLTINDFTTTFIINCLALEQCRQYTGTWFSTYITFMSCLLTSTRDVKLLCSDGIISTGFSLNDQSVAELFRKLGENVGLEIRDCYLSGQFRDVESYYSSHWATLMRTYFGRPWSFISVFYAFILLVLVGAQTAMAIMSYYNN; encoded by the coding sequence atggcttGCAGTGACGGCATCAAAGCAGTAGCAGAGCAAAATTGTACTGCTGAAGAAGTGGTGATTGATATCGACGAATCTGTAGCTGCTATGCGAACTCGTCTTGAGCAAAACAGACGAGGAattccaacaacaaaaaataggAGATCTGTGTGCATATACAAAGTTCCTCCCGGCCTCACCGGAATCAGCCCAAAATCCATTCAGCCTGAAATCGTCTCCATCGGGCCATACCACCGCGGCAAAAAGGAATTATCGGAATTCGAGAGCTACAAATGGTGGTTTCTTGACGGCCTCCTTTGGCGAACAAAGCGCGACCTAAAAGACTACATAGGAGCCATGAGCAGGTTGGAGGAAAGCACGAGAAGTTGCTATTCCGACCACCAGGAGTTGAGCGTTAGCGAATTTGTTGAAATGATGGTTCTTGATGGGTGCTTTATCATTGAGCTTTTTCGATATGTTTGTGAAAGTAGTGACGATGATCACGttgttgatgaaaatgatcGGGATGGCAACCCCATCTTAGCCATGCCATGGTTGATTCCAATTCTCATGAGGGACCTCCTCAAGCTTGAAAATCAACTCCCCTTCTTCATCCTCGAAAGATTATTCGACATCTCATCGGATCATCGTAAAGGTGGGGATCCACTAAGCCTTCTTGCGGTTAAGTTCTTCAGTAACTCATTGCCTAGGCCTCCTGAAGTCCTTAAAAACTCAAGAATGATGGAGGCCGAGCACTTGCTTGACTTGTTTCACTTAACCTTCCTTCCCCTCCAAGGCACTTCAAATGATCAGTACTCTTCTCAAAAGTTATGTCATCCATCCTTGAAGTCAATCCAGTGTACCACAGAACTACGATCCTCAGGGATCAAGTTCAAGGCACGCAAAGCAGCGGACAGCTTCTTGGAGATCAATTTCCGAAATTGGGTTCTAGATATCCCACCTTTAACCATCAATGACTTCACCACTACTTTCATCATCAATTGCTTGGCCTTAGAACAATGTCGCCAATACACAGGTACGTGGTTCAGCACTTATATTACTTTCATGAGCTGTCTCCTGACTTCTACTAGAGATGTCAAGTTACTATGTTCCGATGGGATCATCAGTACCGGCTTCTCACTGAACGACCAAAGCGTAGCTGAGCTGTTCAGAAAGTTGGGGGAAAATGTTGGCTTAGAAATAAGAGATTGCTACCTTTCCGGGCAATTCAGAGATGTGGAGTCCTACTACAGCAGCCACTGGGCTACTCTCATGCGGACCTATTTTGGCAGGCCATGGTCCTTCATTTCAGTTTTTTACGCCTTCATCCTCCTTGTCCTCGTAGGTGCCCAAACTGCTATGGCTATCATGAGCTACTACAACAATTAA
- the LOC137713022 gene encoding heat shock 70 kDa protein 4-like, translating into MAEGHAIGIDLGTTYSCVAVWQDDHAEIIANDHGNRTTRSYVTFTESKRLVGDEAFNQVGRFPANSIFDAKRLIGRKFSDDSVQKDRKLWPFRVIEGPAAKPMIAVTHRGEEKKFSAEDISSMVLAKMREIAESYLCSKISEKNAVITVPSYFNDSQRQATIEAGKLAGLKVLRILNEPTAAAIAYGIDKKAGRLNKRNVIIFDWGGGTLDVSLLTIGHGAFDVKSTAGDTHLGGEDLDNRMVNYCVEEFKRKQNVDICGDAKALRKAKTACEKAKKALSFSFDTDIEIDSWYKGEDFHTNFTRDLFEEMNMDIFNKCMEPVKKCLEDAKMDITNVDDVVLVGGSSRIPKVQEILQEIFKGKELCKSMNPDEAVAYGAAVQAAVLSGNIAGKLRDFSLSDVIPMSLGIESGYESYMSVVIPRNTKIPIKNNKIFTTLYDNQTAICFRVFEGESEFTKDNNYLGGFTIHDIPPACKGAVKADVCFSIDANGVLTVSAEILSTGQKKAITIHSDR; encoded by the exons ATGGCAGAAGGCCATGCCATCGGGATTGATCTGGGGACAACATATTCTTGTGTAGCAGTGTGGCAGGACGATCATGCAGAAATCATAGCGAACGACCACGGTAACAGGACGACTCGATCATATGTTACATTCACTGAAAGTAAGAGGTTGGTAGGTGATGAAGCTTTTAACCAAGTCGGGAGATTCCCCGCCAACTCAATCTTTG ATGCAAAGCGGCTCATTGGTAGGAAGTTCAGCGACGACTCTGTTCAAAAAGATAGGAAGCTTTGGCCATTCAGGGTTATAGAAGGTCCTGCTGCCAAGCCAATGATTGCGGTTACCCACAGGGGTGAAGAGAAAAAATTTTCTGCTGAAGATATCTCATCCATGGTTCTAGCAAAGATGCGGGAGATTGCCGAGTCCTACCTCTGCTCAAAGATAAGTGAAAAAAATGCAGTTATCACCGTCCCCTCTTACTTCAACGATTCGCAGCGTCAGGCTACAATAGAGGCTGGTAAATTGGCCGGCTTAAAGGTGTTGCGCATTCTCAATGAACCAACTGCTGCAGCCATCGCTTATGGCATTGACAAGAAAGCCGGTAGGCTTAATAAGAGAAATGTGATTATATTTGATTGGGGCGGCGGTACTTTAGACGTGTCACTGCTTACCATCGGTCATGGCGCCTTTGACGTGAAGTCCACTGCTGGAGACACTCACCTTGGAGGTGAAGACTTAGATAACAGAATGGTGAATTACTGTGTCGAGGAATTCAAGAGAAAGCAAAACGTGGACATTTGTGGAGACGCCAAAGCTCTTCGGAAGGCCAAAACTGCCTGTGAGAAggcaaagaaggcactttcgtTTTCCTTTGACACTGATATTGAAATCGATTCTTGGTATAAGGGTGAAGATTTTCACACAAACTTTACCCGTGACCTATTTGAAGAAATGAACATGGATATCTTCAACAAGTGCATGGAGCCTGTGAAAAAGTGTTTGGAAGATGCCAAAATGGATATAACCAATGTTGATGACGTCGTCCTTGTTGGTGGATCTTCTAGAATTCCCAAGGTGCAAGAGATATTACAGGAGATTTTCAAGGGAAAGGAGCTTTGCAAGAGCATGAATCCGGACGAGGCTGTGGCTTATGGAGCCGCTGTTCAAGCTGCAGTCTTGAGTGGAAATATAGCTGGGAAGCTTCGAGACTTCTCACTGTCGGATGTCATCCCTATGTCACTTGGAATTGAATCGGGTTATGAAAGTTACATGAGTGTTGTGATTCCAAGAAACACCAAAATTCCCATTAAGAATAACAAAATTTTTACAACTCTTTATGACAACCAAACTGCTATCTGCTTCCGAGTGTTTGAGGGTGAGAGTGAATTCACCAAAGATAATAATTATTTGGGTGGATTTACCATCCATGACATTCCTCCAGCTTGTAAGGGAGCTGTTAAAGCAGatgtttgtttttctattgatgcaAATGGTGTCCTGACTGTTTCCGCTGAGATCTTGTCCACCGGCCAAAAAAAAGCGATCACAATCCACAGTGACAG GTGA